The proteins below come from a single Faecalibaculum rodentium genomic window:
- a CDS encoding type II toxin-antitoxin system RelB/DinJ family antitoxin codes for MTRVNVPIEMNEDLYDKMQELCEELGLDMDTAIGIFAQKMVNEEGMPFEVTEKDLPVDEEAERRAKRLKTAGIIGAIAALIGLVTGILLAVRSLKAHRR; via the coding sequence ATGACCCGAGTGAATGTACCAATTGAAATGAATGAAGACCTGTATGACAAAATGCAGGAGCTGTGCGAAGAGCTGGGCCTGGACATGGATACAGCCATTGGCATTTTTGCACAGAAAATGGTCAACGAAGAGGGGATGCCCTTTGAGGTGACGGAAAAGGACCTGCCGGTGGATGAGGAAGCCGAGCGGCGGGCAAAACGACTGAAGACCGCCGGGATCATTGGTGCCATTGCGGCGCTGATTGGCCTGGTCACAGGCATTTTGCTGGCCGTGCGGTCGCTGAAGGCGCACCGTCGGTAA
- a CDS encoding ribonuclease J, translated as MAEYKKHKNDNKEAGLPARPETAVRKTDTLVYALGGLGEVGKNMYCYEHENEICIVDCGVLFPGDELLGIDYVIPDYHHLIRQDKKRKILVITHGHEDHIGGIPFLLRQVNIDAIYAPRFAKALIQKKLAEHKGLEKTKIIEIDSDYRIRAKYFTVGFFDTIHSIPDSLGVLITTPNGSIVHTGDFKFDLTPVGRNADYQKMAYIGALKPTLLMSDSTNAGVEDFSISEKDVSREIMGIMRNAKHRMIIATFASNVYRVGQIIEAALATGRKVAVFGRSMENVVDIARKMGTIKIKDSQLLSHEDLARTPDDKVCIICTGSQGEPLAALSRIAAGTHRFIHLKPSDTVVFSSGTIPGNDAAVNAVVDKLFRSGATVLNKSILTNLHTTGHASKEEEKLMLQLVKPEYFMPIHGEYKMLMQHRQTAIETGMPPENIFVCANGDVLLLRDHKVIASDWRFQGDDIYVDGNDISGLSTAVLKDRRILADNGLVAVIVAIDSKENKLLARPVIVSRGFVFIKDSQSLIKEAEFIVANSLSERMKERTTFSDIKNCIRSTLEPFLYKKTRRNPIVIPVILNSRQTMEELKKRRAQQAGHASHKTAHRKSEKPQGSRKQGAQKEKSVRALPQPRQKKETGHQA; from the coding sequence ATGGCTGAATACAAAAAACACAAGAATGATAATAAGGAAGCCGGCCTGCCTGCCCGTCCCGAGACAGCTGTGCGCAAAACCGACACACTGGTCTATGCCCTGGGCGGTCTTGGAGAAGTCGGCAAGAACATGTACTGCTACGAGCATGAGAACGAAATCTGCATCGTGGACTGCGGGGTCCTGTTTCCCGGCGACGAACTGCTGGGCATTGATTATGTGATCCCCGACTATCATCACCTGATCCGCCAGGACAAGAAGCGGAAGATCCTGGTCATCACCCATGGCCATGAAGACCACATCGGCGGGATTCCCTTCCTGCTGCGGCAGGTGAACATCGACGCAATCTATGCACCGCGGTTCGCCAAGGCGCTGATCCAGAAAAAGCTGGCTGAGCACAAGGGTCTGGAGAAAACGAAAATCATAGAAATCGATTCCGACTACCGGATCCGGGCCAAGTACTTCACCGTCGGATTCTTCGACACCATCCATTCCATCCCCGATTCCCTGGGTGTGCTCATCACGACCCCCAACGGCAGCATCGTGCACACCGGAGACTTCAAGTTTGACCTGACGCCCGTGGGCCGCAATGCGGACTACCAGAAAATGGCCTACATCGGGGCACTGAAGCCCACGCTGCTCATGTCGGACAGCACCAACGCCGGTGTGGAGGATTTCTCCATCTCCGAAAAGGATGTCTCCCGGGAAATCATGGGCATCATGCGCAACGCGAAACACCGCATGATCATTGCCACATTCGCCTCCAATGTCTACCGCGTGGGGCAGATCATCGAGGCAGCCCTTGCCACCGGACGCAAGGTGGCGGTATTCGGACGGTCCATGGAAAATGTCGTGGACATTGCGCGGAAAATGGGAACCATCAAAATCAAGGATTCCCAGCTTCTGTCCCATGAGGACCTGGCACGGACACCGGATGACAAGGTGTGCATCATCTGTACGGGATCCCAGGGCGAGCCGCTGGCAGCCCTGAGCCGGATCGCGGCGGGTACACACCGGTTCATTCACCTGAAACCCAGCGATACAGTGGTATTCTCCTCCGGCACGATCCCCGGCAACGATGCGGCGGTCAACGCCGTGGTGGACAAGCTGTTCCGCTCCGGTGCCACGGTGCTCAACAAGTCCATCCTGACCAACCTGCACACCACGGGCCACGCCTCCAAGGAAGAGGAAAAGCTCATGCTGCAGCTGGTGAAGCCCGAATACTTTATGCCCATTCACGGGGAGTACAAAATGCTCATGCAGCACCGGCAGACAGCCATCGAAACCGGCATGCCGCCTGAAAACATTTTTGTCTGCGCCAATGGCGATGTCCTGCTGCTGCGTGACCACAAGGTGATTGCCAGCGACTGGCGCTTCCAGGGCGATGATATTTATGTGGATGGAAACGACATCTCGGGTCTCTCCACGGCGGTCCTCAAAGACCGGCGGATCCTGGCGGACAACGGGCTTGTGGCCGTGATCGTTGCCATTGACTCGAAGGAAAACAAACTGCTGGCCAGACCGGTGATCGTGTCCCGGGGCTTTGTCTTCATCAAGGATTCCCAGTCCCTGATCAAGGAGGCGGAATTCATCGTGGCCAACTCCCTGTCAGAGCGCATGAAGGAGAGGACCACCTTCTCGGACATCAAGAACTGCATCCGCAGCACGCTGGAGCCGTTTCTGTACAAGAAGACCAGGCGCAATCCCATCGTGATCCCGGTGATCCTGAACTCCCGGCAGACGATGGAAGAACTGAAGAAACGCCGGGCGCAGCAGGCCGGTCACGCCTCCCACAAGACGGCACACCGCAAAAGCGAAAAGCCGCAGGGATCCCGGAAACAGGGGGCACAAAAAGAGAAATCCGTCCGTGCCCTTCCCCAGCCCCGGCAGAAAAAAGAAACCGGCCATCAGGCATAA
- a CDS encoding PolC-type DNA polymerase III: MDRKVQNTDESRDDLGFLALLAPEIRGSFTAAGWSHPPVWHEKSRKLDLVLSSPAPLPFQAYEALLTALRLRFHCSVDLKVEAEDPKADLSVLDSYISWLVSTRRDLAAFQSVHPWFSEETIWFSTRDEEKHAQMMHARKALVEALAACGFACEPGVKLETETRPDVETNVLDLPEPVREAVPEKKSWKREAASEVRIQDLQVGMDNVQVEGHIFEIENRQLRSGKTLQMLYLSDYEEAIVCKRFESARCPLEELESVKKGMTVRVTGRVEYDNYAHTDTLMISRLEPVAAKKRVDRAPVKRTEFHAHSTFSEMDGVSAVEDYIQQAWDWGMPGIAVTDHAVVQAFPLAQHKVTALKKTDPDRDFTMIYGCEMNVVDPVYHIVRHPDERSLDRADYVIFDLETTGLSSREDAIIEFGAVKMKDREIVDRRQLFINPHRTIPARISQLTHISQSDVDSAASIEEVLPGLLDWIGDAVLVAHNAVFDVGFLNAACTRMGRAPLDNAVIDTLPLAHSILDIKRYNLGSVCRHYGVAYDGEGAHRADYDAEVLAGVFGRMLNQFEGKTLQDLTQLDQSSAMRKLRPFHATVYARNKEGLKSLFELITLSHTRYLSPGGEPRIPKQVLADHRENLLIGSACQNGELFELAHTRSREELEAAVPFYDFVEVQPLACYKNLVDRGTVADADQLKTFLQYLMDAAKACGKPVLATGDAHYVHPHDKRIRDIYINSKAIGNSRHPLYKYNAQERRLLSNPDQHLRTTEEMLEDFDWLPATQAEEIVITNPEKLRREIETIYPVKDRLYPPDIEGSDQKLRDICFDTAHKVYGPDLPEIVEKRLDRELDSIIGAGYYVVYYISHLLVKKSNEDGYLVGSRGSVGSSFVATMSNITEVNPLTPHYICKNCQYCEWISDDKVKSGFDLPDKECPHCGSVMRGDGQDIPFETFLGFNGDKVPDIDLNFSGEYQAKAHAYTKEVFGEDHVFRAGTVGTVQEKTAYGYVKGYEEEMGLEATPYNEAKRTDLAKGCEGVKRTTGQHPGGIVVVPLDMDVHDFTPVQYPANNPDAEWKTTHFDFHQIHDNILKFDILGHVDPTAMKLFERMTGMDVTTIPMNDPETMAIFSGIDSLNIDSSRYDQKTGAAGIPEFGTPFVRGILELTKPTTFAELVSISGLSHGTDVWLNNAKDLIDNGTCVLSEVIGCRDDIMIDLMNYGLPPKDSFTIMESVRKGKGLKPEWEKLMKDNSVPDWFIDSCKKIKYMFPKAHAVAYVMNAVRIAWFKVHMPVYYYCQFFSIRCDAYDIGVMMQGEGAIRERMNGIRAMRDNKTEKPSDKELAIYDTLELALEMVLRGYRFSRISMERSDATEFIPDPEDEKAIIPPFTSVDGLGANVGKSVVAARTERPFLSKEDVLRRTQLSRTLLDKLDSLGACQDLDEENQMTLF, encoded by the coding sequence ATGGATCGGAAAGTTCAGAATACAGACGAATCCCGGGACGACCTCGGATTTCTGGCGCTGCTGGCCCCGGAAATCCGGGGTTCTTTCACCGCAGCGGGGTGGAGCCATCCGCCTGTATGGCATGAAAAGAGCCGGAAGCTCGACCTGGTGCTCTCCAGTCCCGCACCCCTGCCATTCCAGGCCTATGAAGCGCTTCTGACCGCCCTGCGGCTGCGGTTTCACTGCAGTGTGGACCTGAAGGTGGAAGCAGAAGATCCGAAAGCGGATCTCAGCGTCCTTGACAGCTACATTTCCTGGCTGGTCTCCACCCGCCGGGACCTGGCGGCGTTTCAGTCCGTGCATCCCTGGTTCTCGGAAGAAACCATCTGGTTTTCCACGCGCGATGAAGAAAAGCACGCACAGATGATGCACGCAAGGAAAGCCCTTGTCGAGGCCCTGGCGGCCTGCGGCTTTGCCTGTGAACCAGGTGTAAAGCTCGAAACGGAGACCCGTCCGGATGTGGAGACCAATGTCCTGGACCTGCCGGAACCTGTCAGGGAAGCGGTGCCGGAGAAAAAAAGCTGGAAGCGTGAAGCGGCCAGTGAAGTCAGGATCCAGGATCTGCAGGTGGGCATGGACAATGTGCAGGTGGAAGGTCATATATTCGAGATCGAAAACCGGCAGCTGAGGTCTGGCAAGACCCTCCAGATGCTGTATCTGTCCGATTACGAAGAAGCCATTGTCTGCAAGCGGTTTGAAAGCGCGCGCTGTCCGCTGGAAGAACTGGAATCCGTGAAAAAGGGAATGACAGTCCGCGTGACAGGACGGGTGGAATATGACAATTATGCCCATACAGACACCCTGATGATCAGCCGGCTGGAACCCGTCGCTGCAAAGAAACGCGTGGACCGGGCGCCGGTGAAGCGGACGGAATTCCATGCCCACTCCACATTCTCGGAAATGGACGGGGTGTCAGCCGTTGAAGACTACATCCAGCAGGCCTGGGACTGGGGCATGCCGGGCATTGCCGTGACGGACCACGCTGTCGTTCAGGCTTTCCCGCTGGCTCAGCACAAAGTCACGGCCCTGAAGAAAACCGATCCCGACCGGGACTTCACGATGATTTACGGCTGCGAGATGAATGTCGTGGATCCGGTGTATCACATCGTCAGACATCCGGATGAACGGAGTCTGGATCGTGCAGACTATGTCATTTTCGACCTCGAGACCACGGGTCTGTCCAGCCGGGAGGATGCCATCATCGAATTCGGTGCCGTGAAGATGAAGGACCGGGAAATCGTGGACCGGCGCCAGCTGTTCATCAATCCCCACCGCACGATCCCTGCCCGGATCAGCCAGCTGACCCATATCTCGCAGTCCGATGTGGACAGTGCCGCTTCCATTGAAGAAGTGCTGCCCGGTCTGCTGGACTGGATCGGGGATGCAGTGCTCGTGGCCCACAATGCGGTGTTCGATGTGGGGTTCCTGAATGCGGCCTGCACCCGGATGGGGCGGGCACCGCTGGACAATGCAGTGATTGACACCCTGCCGCTGGCCCATTCGATCCTGGACATCAAACGGTACAACCTGGGCAGTGTCTGCCGGCACTATGGCGTGGCCTATGACGGAGAAGGTGCCCACCGTGCGGATTATGATGCCGAGGTGCTGGCCGGGGTGTTCGGCCGGATGCTGAATCAGTTCGAAGGAAAGACCCTGCAGGACCTGACGCAGCTGGACCAGTCGTCGGCCATGCGCAAACTCCGGCCGTTTCATGCCACGGTCTATGCCAGAAACAAGGAAGGCCTGAAATCGCTCTTCGAGCTCATCACCCTGTCCCATACCAGGTATCTTTCTCCGGGCGGCGAGCCCCGGATCCCGAAACAGGTGCTCGCAGATCACCGGGAGAATCTCCTGATTGGCTCTGCCTGCCAGAACGGAGAGCTGTTTGAACTGGCCCATACCCGGTCCAGGGAGGAACTGGAGGCGGCCGTGCCGTTTTACGACTTCGTGGAAGTCCAGCCCCTTGCCTGCTACAAGAACCTGGTGGACCGGGGCACAGTGGCCGATGCGGATCAGCTGAAAACCTTCCTGCAGTATCTGATGGATGCGGCAAAAGCCTGTGGAAAGCCGGTGCTGGCCACCGGGGATGCCCATTACGTTCATCCGCATGACAAGCGGATCCGGGACATCTACATCAATTCCAAGGCCATCGGCAACAGCCGCCACCCGCTGTACAAATACAACGCCCAGGAGCGGCGCCTGCTCTCCAACCCCGACCAGCACCTGCGGACCACGGAGGAAATGCTGGAGGATTTCGACTGGCTGCCGGCGACACAGGCCGAGGAAATCGTGATCACGAACCCGGAGAAGCTGCGCAGGGAAATCGAGACCATCTATCCGGTCAAGGACCGGCTGTACCCACCTGACATCGAGGGGTCGGACCAGAAGCTGCGGGATATCTGTTTTGACACGGCCCACAAAGTGTATGGACCGGATCTTCCGGAGATCGTGGAAAAGCGCCTGGACCGGGAACTGGATTCCATCATAGGCGCGGGGTATTACGTCGTATACTACATCTCCCACCTGCTGGTGAAGAAAAGCAACGAAGACGGATACCTGGTCGGCTCCCGGGGATCGGTGGGGTCCAGTTTTGTGGCGACAATGTCCAATATCACGGAAGTGAATCCGCTGACGCCGCACTACATCTGCAAAAACTGTCAGTACTGCGAGTGGATCTCGGATGACAAAGTCAAGTCGGGCTTCGACCTGCCGGACAAAGAATGTCCGCACTGCGGGTCTGTCATGCGTGGTGACGGGCAGGACATCCCCTTTGAGACCTTCCTGGGATTCAATGGCGACAAGGTTCCGGATATCGATCTGAACTTCTCCGGGGAATACCAGGCAAAGGCCCATGCCTACACCAAGGAAGTATTCGGGGAGGACCATGTGTTCCGGGCGGGAACCGTGGGCACGGTGCAGGAAAAAACCGCCTATGGCTATGTCAAGGGCTATGAGGAGGAAATGGGTCTGGAGGCCACGCCGTACAACGAGGCCAAGCGCACGGATCTCGCAAAGGGATGCGAAGGAGTCAAGCGGACCACCGGTCAGCACCCGGGCGGGATCGTCGTGGTGCCTCTGGACATGGATGTGCATGACTTCACACCCGTGCAGTATCCGGCCAACAACCCGGATGCCGAGTGGAAAACCACGCATTTCGATTTCCACCAGATCCATGACAATATCCTGAAATTCGACATCCTGGGACATGTGGATCCTACGGCAATGAAACTCTTCGAGCGGATGACCGGCATGGATGTGACGACGATCCCCATGAACGATCCGGAGACCATGGCGATCTTTTCCGGGATCGACTCCCTGAACATCGATTCCTCAAGGTATGACCAGAAAACCGGAGCGGCGGGGATTCCGGAATTCGGCACGCCGTTTGTCCGGGGGATCCTGGAACTGACAAAACCCACGACGTTTGCGGAACTTGTCTCGATTTCAGGTCTGTCCCATGGCACGGATGTGTGGCTGAACAACGCCAAGGACCTGATCGACAATGGCACCTGTGTCCTGTCGGAGGTCATCGGGTGCCGGGATGACATCATGATCGACCTGATGAACTACGGCCTTCCGCCGAAGGATTCATTCACCATCATGGAAAGCGTGCGGAAGGGCAAAGGCCTGAAACCCGAGTGGGAGAAACTGATGAAGGACAACAGTGTGCCGGACTGGTTCATCGACTCCTGCAAGAAAATCAAGTACATGTTCCCGAAAGCCCATGCTGTGGCGTATGTCATGAACGCCGTGCGGATCGCGTGGTTCAAGGTGCATATGCCGGTGTATTATTACTGCCAGTTTTTCTCCATCCGCTGTGATGCCTATGACATCGGTGTCATGATGCAGGGAGAAGGGGCAATCCGGGAACGCATGAACGGGATCCGGGCCATGCGCGACAACAAGACGGAGAAGCCTTCGGACAAGGAACTGGCCATTTACGATACGCTGGAGCTTGCGCTGGAAATGGTGCTCCGGGGTTACCGGTTTTCGCGGATCAGCATGGAGCGCTCCGATGCCACGGAATTCATTCCCGACCCGGAGGATGAAAAGGCCATCATTCCGCCATTCACGTCCGTCGACGGCCTGGGCGCAAACGTCGGAAAATCAGTTGTGGCTGCCCGGACAGAGCGTCCCTTTCTGTCCAAGGAAGACGTGCTGCGGCGGACACAGCTTTCGCGGACGCTTCTGGACAAACTGGATTCTCTGGGAGCCTGTCAGGACCTGGATGAGGAAAACCAGATGACGCTGTTCTGA
- the coaD gene encoding pantetheine-phosphate adenylyltransferase, whose product MAVKAAFCGTFDPVTNGHLALIERAAAQFDFLTVVVSPNSSKQCLLSADERRTLLEQSVAHLPNVSVMQFEGLATEAARKAGASVLVRGLRGAVDADYEYNMAQMNRRIAPEIETVLLFSDPETALISSSNVRELLRYHLPVDDLVPLPVNAWLQEQSLAADTDTHQESAAGNHLQSKEEGK is encoded by the coding sequence ATGGCAGTGAAAGCGGCATTCTGCGGGACATTCGATCCCGTGACCAACGGGCATCTGGCTCTCATCGAGCGCGCCGCGGCGCAGTTTGATTTCCTCACTGTGGTGGTCTCCCCGAACTCTTCCAAGCAGTGTCTGCTTTCTGCAGACGAGAGACGCACCCTGCTGGAGCAGTCCGTGGCGCACCTGCCCAATGTCTCTGTCATGCAGTTTGAGGGACTGGCCACGGAAGCTGCCCGCAAAGCAGGAGCATCGGTCCTGGTCCGCGGCCTGCGCGGGGCGGTGGATGCCGACTATGAATACAATATGGCTCAGATGAACCGGCGGATCGCACCGGAGATCGAGACCGTCCTGCTGTTTTCGGATCCGGAAACAGCCCTGATTTCCAGCTCCAATGTGCGGGAACTGCTCAGGTACCATCTGCCAGTGGATGACCTCGTGCCGCTGCCGGTCAATGCGTGGCTGCAGGAGCAGTCTCTGGCTGCGGATACGGACACTCATCAGGAATCAGCTGCAGGGAATCATCTGCAATCAAAGGAGGAAGGGAAATGA
- a CDS encoding FtsW/RodA/SpoVE family cell cycle protein has product MQKATGKQREKLTLKLHSGYDRGLMAAVWILIIFGTCMIASTAVGQTTSNARAVLVTLGKQMVFILISYLAMWGMNRWFTIQRFSSLKWLIIGVYFLLMALCFAFPAVNGSQAWINLRVMTIQPSEFGKPLMILLVASSVWTMRRHPHLKVTYGQYFRIPLLFLLVDVLLLVMQRDFGTMTITVGIYLLCATIPDHRGIRKWQRNTLLAIALVVITVAVLMYSGVLAQILESIPGLHHIGVRIENTVNPYTDIYGDGYQPANALYGIGSSNILGRGFGNSARKYGYLTQADNDYILAVIIEELGIFGLGLLVACYGVIEYKLFGYALKTRDTVNKVILAGTGTYFFLHFLLNVGGVSGLIPMTGIPLLFISSGGSSLLAASVSIGMCQQVISRIRHRELNRRVPEVEFTQIRIGEQAAAGSGYETRKERRDRRWQ; this is encoded by the coding sequence ATGCAGAAAGCAACGGGGAAACAGAGGGAAAAGCTCACTCTGAAACTCCACAGCGGGTATGACCGGGGGCTGATGGCCGCCGTCTGGATCCTGATCATTTTCGGGACCTGCATGATCGCCTCCACGGCAGTGGGGCAGACCACATCCAATGCCAGGGCCGTTCTCGTGACCCTGGGAAAACAGATGGTGTTCATCCTCATCAGCTACCTGGCCATGTGGGGCATGAACCGCTGGTTCACCATCCAGCGGTTCAGCAGCCTGAAATGGCTGATCATCGGCGTGTATTTCCTGCTCATGGCATTGTGCTTCGCGTTTCCGGCGGTCAACGGATCGCAGGCGTGGATCAACCTGCGCGTCATGACCATCCAGCCCTCCGAGTTCGGAAAACCCCTGATGATCCTGCTGGTGGCGTCCTCGGTCTGGACCATGCGGCGGCATCCGCACCTGAAAGTCACATACGGGCAGTATTTCCGCATCCCGCTGCTGTTCCTTCTGGTGGATGTCCTGCTGCTGGTGATGCAGCGTGACTTCGGGACCATGACGATCACCGTCGGCATTTATCTTCTATGCGCGACGATCCCCGATCACAGGGGGATCCGGAAGTGGCAGCGCAACACCCTGCTTGCCATTGCCCTTGTGGTGATCACAGTGGCGGTGCTGATGTATTCCGGCGTTCTGGCGCAGATCCTGGAGTCCATTCCCGGGCTGCACCACATCGGTGTCCGGATCGAGAACACAGTCAATCCCTATACAGATATATATGGAGACGGCTACCAGCCTGCCAATGCGCTGTACGGGATCGGATCGTCGAACATCCTGGGGCGCGGGTTCGGGAACTCTGCACGGAAATACGGCTATCTCACCCAGGCGGACAATGACTATATCCTGGCGGTGATCATAGAGGAACTCGGCATTTTCGGGCTGGGGCTGCTGGTGGCGTGCTATGGCGTGATTGAATACAAGCTGTTCGGCTATGCCCTGAAGACCCGGGATACGGTGAACAAAGTGATCCTGGCGGGCACCGGCACGTATTTCTTCCTGCACTTCCTGCTCAATGTGGGCGGAGTGTCGGGGCTCATTCCCATGACAGGCATTCCCCTGCTGTTCATTTCCTCCGGCGGTTCCAGCCTGCTGGCGGCTTCTGTCAGCATCGGCATGTGCCAGCAGGTCATTTCCCGGATCCGGCACAGGGAGCTGAACCGGCGGGTGCCCGAGGTGGAATTCACACAGATCCGGATCGGGGAACAGGCTGCAGCCGGCAGCGGGTATGAGACCCGGAAAGAGAGGAGGGACAGGCGATGGCAGTGA
- the def gene encoding peptide deformylase → MKITTEQIITDTDPRIREKSVPVPLPLEAEDAELLQGLLEYVRNSQDEELAEAENLKPAVGIAAIQVGVPRKLIAVVVPDPEDPEKNLEFALANPKIISESVQNSYLEGGEGCLSVLENHEGHAFRHARIKVRAYDLLQDANVVIAAEGFLAICLQHEIDHLSGILYYDRIDKENPMKEDPEAEVY, encoded by the coding sequence ATGAAGATAACCACAGAACAGATCATTACAGATACCGATCCCCGGATCCGGGAAAAAAGTGTCCCGGTTCCCCTGCCTCTGGAAGCAGAGGATGCCGAACTGCTGCAGGGACTCCTGGAGTATGTGCGCAATTCCCAGGACGAGGAACTGGCCGAGGCGGAGAACCTGAAGCCGGCCGTGGGCATTGCCGCGATCCAGGTGGGTGTGCCCCGGAAGCTCATTGCCGTAGTGGTGCCTGATCCGGAAGATCCGGAAAAAAATCTGGAATTTGCGCTGGCCAACCCGAAAATCATTTCCGAGTCTGTCCAGAACAGCTATCTGGAAGGCGGGGAGGGCTGTCTCTCGGTGCTCGAAAACCATGAAGGTCACGCCTTCCGGCACGCACGGATCAAAGTCCGGGCCTACGACCTGCTGCAGGATGCGAATGTCGTCATTGCAGCCGAAGGATTCCTGGCCATCTGCCTGCAGCATGAAATCGACCATCTCTCCGGTATTCTGTACTATGACCGGATTGACAAAGAAAATCCCATGAAGGAAGACCCGGAAGCGGAAGTGTACTGA
- the rnc gene encoding ribonuclease III has protein sequence MNTITDWLEERGFHPVNRDLYREACTHSSYANEHHCPDNERLEFMGDAVLQVWSADKLFHMEPPLPEGRMTTLRAQIVCESTLARLSERYGWNRFLLLGVGEERTGGRTRKSLMADHFEACLGALYLDLGYPAAARLLDEIMLPEFTAEKGEDVTDYKSHLQEVVQADSRRTLEYRLLSESGPANAPTFTMGVYLDDILMGSGTAASKKRAEQKAARDAFEKMAR, from the coding sequence ATGAACACAATCACTGACTGGCTCGAAGAGAGGGGCTTTCACCCGGTGAACCGGGATCTGTACAGGGAGGCGTGCACACATTCCTCCTATGCCAATGAACATCACTGTCCGGACAACGAGCGTCTGGAATTCATGGGGGATGCGGTGCTCCAGGTCTGGAGTGCCGACAAGCTCTTTCATATGGAACCGCCGCTGCCGGAGGGCAGGATGACGACCCTGCGGGCGCAGATCGTCTGCGAGTCCACACTGGCAAGGCTCAGCGAACGCTATGGCTGGAACCGGTTTCTGCTCCTGGGAGTGGGTGAAGAACGCACCGGAGGCCGTACACGCAAAAGTCTGATGGCGGACCACTTCGAGGCATGCCTGGGTGCGCTGTATCTCGATCTGGGGTATCCGGCGGCAGCGAGGCTGCTGGATGAAATCATGCTGCCCGAGTTCACGGCGGAAAAAGGGGAAGACGTGACGGATTACAAGAGCCATCTGCAGGAAGTCGTCCAGGCGGATTCCCGCCGGACACTGGAGTACCGGCTGCTGTCGGAATCCGGTCCGGCCAATGCCCCGACCTTCACCATGGGGGTATATCTGGATGACATCCTGATGGGATCGGGCACCGCTGCGTCCAAGAAGCGGGCCGAGCAGAAAGCGGCCCGGGATGCCTTTGAGAAAATGGCCAGGTAG
- a CDS encoding LytR/AlgR family response regulator transcription factor, with amino-acid sequence MFKAVTDVEDTGYAGWIRDVINDAAGFASVAFSQTGPEWEGVADADLFIAGISLKQQDKLERLKELVRKHPNLTLVLAASDTEDILDAWKVESAAFLRGKRNPARLASVVRDVQARVDEQKGHKLQMTWKNVLRFIPMEQIVSIEKDLRKTNVCLADGEVCTSYMRMDDVLEQLDENFIRIHFSCIINRRYLQEVRRDCVILRDGRHLPVSRTYARNLAPLMKDAS; translated from the coding sequence ATGTTCAAGGCAGTCACAGACGTGGAAGATACCGGCTATGCTGGCTGGATTCGGGATGTCATCAATGATGCAGCGGGGTTTGCGTCTGTGGCTTTTTCCCAGACCGGCCCGGAGTGGGAAGGCGTCGCGGATGCGGACCTTTTCATCGCCGGCATTTCCCTGAAGCAGCAGGACAAGCTGGAGCGCCTGAAGGAACTTGTCAGAAAACACCCGAATCTCACACTCGTGCTCGCGGCTTCGGATACAGAGGACATTCTCGATGCCTGGAAGGTGGAGTCTGCAGCCTTTCTGCGGGGGAAACGCAATCCGGCCCGCCTCGCCAGTGTGGTGAGGGATGTCCAGGCGAGGGTGGATGAACAGAAGGGCCACAAACTGCAGATGACGTGGAAAAATGTACTGCGGTTCATTCCCATGGAGCAGATCGTGTCCATTGAGAAGGATCTGCGAAAGACCAATGTCTGCCTCGCGGACGGGGAAGTGTGCACGTCTTATATGCGGATGGATGATGTGCTGGAACAGCTGGATGAAAACTTTATCCGCATTCACTTCAGCTGCATCATCAACCGCCGGTATCTGCAGGAAGTCCGCCGGGACTGCGTCATCCTGCGCGACGGGCGGCACCTGCCGGTTTCCCGGACGTATGCCCGAAACCTCGCACCGCTAATGAAGGATGCCTCGTGA